One window of Brevibacterium pigmentatum genomic DNA carries:
- a CDS encoding TenA family protein, producing the protein MTVTFTAGPLTTQLWDRVGPIVKQIEELPFLAQLADGSLDPKAFVNYISQDSLYLNGYAKAMSFLAAKTVDRDESRFWAGSAAEAITVEEEMHAELLADARLASALEELTAEGSRFKASPTTLGYVSFLVANAASRSYGEGVASVLPCFWVYAHMGKVLVDRAGQMADDHPYRTWVQTYDSPDFDESTRHAVQILEQELAKAPSEEAARMRAAFEQACVFELHFWASAHAMQNWDVSVFLPQEVTV; encoded by the coding sequence ATGACCGTCACCTTTACCGCCGGCCCACTGACCACCCAGCTGTGGGACCGCGTCGGCCCCATCGTCAAGCAGATCGAAGAGCTGCCGTTCCTCGCCCAGCTCGCCGACGGCAGCCTCGATCCGAAGGCCTTCGTCAATTACATCTCGCAGGACAGCCTCTACCTGAACGGATATGCCAAGGCCATGTCGTTCCTGGCCGCGAAGACCGTCGACCGTGACGAATCCCGATTCTGGGCCGGATCTGCCGCCGAGGCGATCACCGTCGAAGAGGAGATGCACGCAGAGCTGCTCGCCGACGCCCGACTCGCCTCGGCGCTGGAGGAGCTCACCGCGGAAGGCTCCCGATTCAAGGCCTCCCCGACGACGCTGGGCTACGTGTCCTTCCTCGTCGCCAACGCCGCCAGCCGATCCTACGGCGAAGGCGTGGCCTCAGTGCTGCCCTGCTTCTGGGTGTACGCCCATATGGGCAAGGTGCTTGTCGACCGGGCCGGGCAGATGGCCGACGACCACCCCTACCGCACCTGGGTGCAGACCTACGACTCTCCCGACTTCGACGAATCGACCCGCCACGCCGTGCAGATCCTCGAACAGGAGCTCGCGAAGGCCCCGAGCGAGGAAGCCGCCCGCATGCGCGCCGCCTTCGAGCAGGCCTGCGTCTTCGAACTCCACTTCTGGGCCTCGGCACACGCCATGCAGAACTGGGACGTCTCCGTGTTCCTGCCCCAGGAAGTCACTGTCTGA
- the thiD gene encoding bifunctional hydroxymethylpyrimidine kinase/phosphomethylpyrimidine kinase: MTTRPPITLSIAGTDPSGGAGIHADLKTFTARKTMGTTVITALVAQNTHGVSRVYPIDVDFVADQFESVLGDLPVDATKSGMLGSRDLVELVVARAAEGRLGFYTVDPVMIATSGHRLLETDAVDAVRTHLLPVADLITPNLPEAALLISDDEPEAQTTEAMRDQARRLLERGPGAVLLKGGHGSHDEVIDILATADGQVREFTHPRVTTMNTHGTGCTLSAAITAEAAVLGREHTEIGSGILGEAVGNALDYLARALTSAADWQLSLNPEGAHGPIDHQVDIVRGRPA, encoded by the coding sequence GTGACGACCCGCCCGCCGATCACCCTGTCCATCGCCGGCACCGATCCCTCCGGCGGCGCCGGAATCCATGCCGACCTCAAGACCTTCACCGCGCGGAAGACCATGGGCACGACCGTCATCACTGCTCTCGTCGCGCAGAACACGCACGGTGTGTCCCGGGTCTATCCGATCGACGTCGATTTCGTCGCCGATCAGTTCGAGTCCGTGCTCGGCGACCTGCCCGTCGATGCGACGAAATCGGGAATGCTCGGCAGCCGTGACCTCGTCGAACTCGTCGTCGCCCGCGCCGCCGAAGGCCGGCTCGGCTTCTATACCGTCGACCCTGTGATGATCGCGACCTCCGGCCACCGCCTCCTCGAGACCGATGCCGTCGACGCCGTGCGCACCCACCTGCTGCCCGTCGCCGACCTCATCACCCCCAACCTCCCCGAGGCGGCCCTGCTGATCTCCGACGACGAACCTGAAGCGCAGACGACTGAAGCCATGCGTGACCAGGCCCGGCGCCTGCTCGAACGCGGGCCCGGAGCGGTCCTGCTCAAGGGCGGACACGGCAGCCATGACGAAGTCATCGACATCCTCGCCACCGCCGATGGCCAGGTCCGCGAGTTCACCCACCCCCGCGTGACGACGATGAACACGCACGGAACCGGGTGCACCCTGTCAGCCGCGATCACCGCCGAGGCGGCCGTCCTCGGCCGCGAACACACAGAGATCGGGTCGGGCATCCTCGGCGAGGCCGTCGGAAACGCCCTCGATTACCTTGCTCGCGCTCTCACCTCGGCTGCGGACTGGCAGCTGAGCCTGAATCCGGAGGGCGCCCACGGACCGATCGACCACCAGGTCGACATCGTCCGCGGTCGACCCGCCTGA
- the thiE gene encoding thiamine phosphate synthase, with translation MTAGSAHITDDPHGATVNDAAATDRFAGIDTRLYLVTDSAQCEAAGRSVAETVQAAVAGGVGIVQVRDKDIDDGDFYSLTRQVIAAVEAATRDTDRTVPVVLNDRVEVARRLNDEGENVHIHVGQTDTTVAEVRAALGAEPLIGLSAANSDEFAAARDSGVVDLVGIGPVFDTSTKADAPDGIGPDRLGELVAEAGIPAVAIGGINANRAPDLKGRGLIGICVVSAICMADDPKTAAEELLAAFTGSAQ, from the coding sequence ATGACCGCCGGATCCGCCCACATCACCGACGATCCGCACGGCGCAACCGTGAACGATGCCGCCGCGACCGACCGCTTCGCCGGAATCGACACGCGCCTCTACCTCGTCACCGACTCGGCGCAATGCGAGGCCGCCGGTCGCAGCGTCGCCGAGACCGTGCAGGCCGCCGTCGCCGGGGGAGTGGGCATCGTCCAGGTCCGCGACAAAGACATCGACGACGGTGACTTCTACTCGCTCACCCGCCAAGTCATCGCCGCCGTCGAAGCCGCCACCCGCGACACCGACCGCACGGTCCCCGTCGTCCTCAACGACCGCGTCGAGGTGGCCCGCCGCCTCAACGACGAAGGCGAGAACGTGCACATCCACGTCGGCCAAACTGACACCACCGTCGCCGAGGTGCGCGCCGCCCTGGGTGCGGAACCGCTCATCGGTCTCTCGGCCGCGAACAGCGACGAATTCGCCGCCGCCCGCGACTCCGGAGTCGTCGACCTCGTCGGCATCGGGCCGGTCTTTGACACTTCCACGAAAGCAGACGCCCCCGACGGAATCGGACCGGACCGCCTCGGCGAACTGGTGGCAGAAGCCGGCATCCCCGCGGTCGCGATCGGCGGCATCAACGCCAATCGTGCCCCTGACCTGAAGGGACGTGGGCTGATCGGGATCTGCGTGGTCTCGGCGATCTGCATGGCTGACGATCCGAAGACTGCGGCCGAGGAGCTGCTCGCCGCTTTCACCGGGAGTGCACAGTGA
- a CDS encoding hydroxyethylthiazole kinase, whose translation MVDFDLRSANAQLRASNPLIQCITNTVVQQFSANVLLAIGASPAMLDHEADAGQFAGIASGILVNFGTASNHQLLAADAAIDVANAASKPWVLDPVSVGAVDFRTSRIRRAAADHPTAIRGNASEIAALAGVGLGGRGVESTDEVDAVLPAAAQLSRKTGAIVAVSGPTDAVVAHIDGTDHVARISGGHEFMPLVIGTGCSLGAVTVAYLAAARAGLADPDADVSAISAPEQSANGGAASAKFEAVVAAHAHFAVAGELAADGAKGPGSYSANFLDALHTVDGDRLAQARIGLDTLTVGEGVQA comes from the coding sequence ATGGTTGACTTCGACCTGCGTTCTGCCAATGCGCAACTGCGCGCAAGCAATCCACTCATCCAGTGCATCACGAACACCGTGGTGCAGCAGTTCAGCGCGAACGTGCTCCTGGCCATCGGCGCCTCCCCGGCGATGCTCGACCACGAAGCCGACGCCGGACAGTTCGCCGGAATCGCCAGCGGAATCCTCGTCAACTTCGGAACCGCCTCGAACCATCAGCTGCTCGCCGCCGACGCAGCCATCGACGTCGCGAACGCCGCCAGCAAGCCCTGGGTCCTCGACCCCGTGAGCGTCGGCGCCGTCGACTTCCGCACCTCCCGCATCCGCCGGGCCGCCGCCGATCACCCGACTGCCATCCGCGGCAACGCCTCCGAGATCGCAGCACTCGCCGGAGTCGGACTCGGTGGTCGTGGAGTCGAATCCACCGATGAAGTCGATGCCGTCCTTCCCGCCGCGGCTCAACTGTCGCGAAAGACCGGCGCGATCGTCGCGGTCTCCGGACCCACCGACGCCGTCGTCGCCCACATCGACGGCACCGATCACGTCGCCCGGATCTCCGGCGGACACGAATTCATGCCGCTGGTCATCGGCACCGGCTGCTCACTCGGCGCCGTCACCGTCGCATACCTGGCCGCCGCCCGTGCCGGACTGGCCGACCCCGACGCCGACGTCTCAGCAATCAGCGCCCCCGAGCAGTCCGCGAACGGTGGGGCCGCCTCGGCGAAGTTCGAAGCCGTCGTCGCCGCCCACGCCCACTTCGCGGTCGCCGGGGAACTCGCCGCCGATGGTGCGAAGGGTCCGGGCAGCTACTCGGCGAACTTCCTCGACGCGCTCCACACCGTCGACGGTGACCGACTCGCGCAGGCGAGAATCGGCCTCGACACGCTTACCGTCGGCGAAGGCGTCCAGGCATGA
- a CDS encoding sugar ABC transporter permease: MTRNSFITDERISSEGIVGTFIRRVKEGQLGSFPVIFALIVIVIVFQSADSNFISPANLVNLSTQVAFLAILALGINLILLLGEIDLSLAQLGGLAASLLGVLVVRQGVPPAMALIIMLLLGLVVGAIQGWFFAVVGIPAFVVTLAGLLAFTGLTLTTLGTQKNLSMSDTFAFDFASFYFPAIWAYIFGAIAIIGFGGGIIYSKMRRHREGLSAPSWTSVIVRIVLLAAIVFGFLILVNQDFGLAMPFFLMIVIAIVIDLVLRKTRYGRSIYAVGGKVEAARRAGIRVTWVRISVFMAAGVLAALFGFIKTGVTTNAGSTLVSTQDLLNAIAAAVIGGTSLFGGRGTAWAAVLGALVVGAINNGLYLIGFNSDAQQIITALVLLTAVVIDALSRRGQRYVGRG, from the coding sequence ATGACCCGCAACTCCTTCATCACCGATGAGCGGATCTCGTCCGAAGGTATCGTCGGAACATTCATTCGACGGGTCAAAGAGGGGCAGCTGGGTTCGTTCCCCGTCATCTTCGCCCTCATCGTCATCGTCATCGTCTTCCAGTCGGCCGATTCCAACTTCATCTCGCCGGCCAACCTCGTCAATCTCTCCACCCAGGTGGCGTTCCTCGCGATCCTTGCTCTGGGCATCAACCTCATCCTGCTCCTCGGCGAGATCGACCTGTCTCTGGCGCAGTTGGGCGGTCTGGCAGCCTCCCTGCTCGGTGTCCTCGTCGTCAGGCAGGGTGTGCCCCCGGCAATGGCGCTGATCATCATGCTGCTGCTCGGTCTGGTCGTCGGCGCGATCCAAGGCTGGTTCTTCGCCGTCGTCGGCATCCCGGCGTTCGTCGTCACCTTGGCTGGTCTGCTCGCATTCACCGGTCTGACGCTGACGACCCTGGGCACACAGAAGAACCTGTCGATGTCGGACACCTTCGCCTTCGACTTCGCGAGCTTCTACTTCCCGGCGATCTGGGCCTATATCTTCGGAGCGATTGCGATCATCGGCTTCGGCGGCGGCATCATCTATTCGAAGATGCGTCGCCACCGCGAAGGCCTCAGCGCCCCGAGCTGGACGTCGGTGATCGTGCGCATCGTGCTGCTGGCCGCGATCGTGTTCGGCTTCCTCATCCTCGTCAACCAGGACTTCGGTCTGGCGATGCCGTTCTTCCTGATGATCGTCATCGCGATCGTCATCGACCTCGTGCTGCGCAAGACCCGCTACGGTCGTTCGATCTACGCCGTCGGCGGCAAGGTCGAGGCCGCCCGGCGAGCCGGTATCCGCGTGACCTGGGTGCGCATCAGCGTGTTCATGGCCGCAGGTGTGTTGGCCGCGCTGTTCGGGTTCATCAAGACCGGTGTGACGACGAACGCGGGATCGACGCTGGTGAGCACGCAGGATCTGCTCAATGCGATCGCCGCGGCGGTCATCGGCGGCACCTCGTTGTTCGGCGGTCGCGGTACTGCTTGGGCCGCTGTGCTCGGTGCCCTGGTCGTCGGTGCGATCAACAACGGTCTCTATCTCATCGGCTTCAACTCCGATGCGCAGCAGATCATCACCGCACTCGTCCTGCTCACCGCCGTCGTCATCGATGCGCTGAGCCGCCGCGGACAGAGGTACGTCGGGCGGGGGTAG
- a CDS encoding ATP-binding cassette domain-containing protein — MTPETPEPAAAATRTPGSDSEPVLELRGINKRFGAVQALTDIHLSVGRGEVVGLVGDNGAGKSTLIKVIAGVHAADEGELIMNGTSQKFSSPKDAQRAGVATVFQDLSLCENLDVVANLFLGHEKTRGGVLDEVAMEAKSWELLRSLSAKIPSVRVPIAALSGGQRQTVAIARSLLGDPSLVMLDEPTAALGVAQTAEVLNLIERLKERDLGVLLVSHNMADVQAVCDRVHVLRLGKDAGDFPGDERTDVLVAAITGASDNVVTKRAARRGERR; from the coding sequence ATGACACCAGAGACACCCGAACCGGCAGCTGCGGCGACGCGGACGCCGGGCAGCGACAGCGAGCCGGTGCTCGAACTGCGCGGAATCAACAAACGGTTCGGCGCCGTCCAAGCGCTGACCGACATCCATCTCAGCGTCGGTCGCGGCGAAGTCGTCGGCCTCGTCGGCGACAACGGCGCCGGCAAATCGACACTCATCAAGGTCATCGCCGGAGTCCACGCCGCCGATGAGGGCGAACTCATCATGAATGGGACATCGCAGAAATTCTCCTCCCCGAAGGACGCGCAGAGGGCCGGAGTGGCCACCGTGTTCCAGGACCTGTCTCTGTGTGAGAACCTCGACGTCGTGGCCAACCTGTTCCTCGGGCACGAGAAGACCCGTGGGGGAGTCCTCGACGAGGTGGCCATGGAAGCCAAATCCTGGGAGCTGCTGCGCAGCCTGTCGGCGAAGATCCCGAGCGTGCGCGTACCGATCGCGGCACTGTCCGGCGGACAACGTCAGACGGTCGCCATCGCCCGGTCCCTCCTCGGCGATCCTTCGCTGGTCATGCTCGACGAGCCGACGGCGGCCCTCGGTGTCGCCCAGACGGCCGAGGTGCTCAATCTCATCGAACGGCTCAAGGAACGCGACCTCGGCGTGCTGCTCGTCAGCCACAATATGGCCGATGTGCAGGCCGTGTGCGACCGGGTGCACGTGTTGCGCCTGGGCAAGGACGCCGGTGACTTCCCCGGAGACGAACGCACGGACGTGCTGGTCGCCGCGATCACCGGAGCCAGCGACAATGTCGTGACCAAACGCGCCGCACGGAGGGGTGAGCGCCGATGA